In the genome of Persephonella sp. KM09-Lau-8, one region contains:
- a CDS encoding bis-aminopropyl spermidine synthase family protein produces the protein MAEILKKIADRATEKTNIKLIPRNVERVLAALQVTSDFWKVVDYSDLPVPAASEIVKGLIEEGFVKVENDELYITEKGFNLIKELNIPPYVDYTCQACEGRGIPFYANKDWYRTFVELAKDRPKAIQEYDQGSVTPETTISRILFLDSREDLRNRDILVMGAEDDLTGLAVALTGLARRVLILDIDERAIDFDNRIFKELGIDNAEAIRFDLRNPFPEEWIGAFDVFITDPPETVKAFKAFIARGIAALKGEGSAGYFGLTLRDSSLNRWQQFQKALLNDYGMVITDIVQDFNAYMNWEYHEETRAQKVAPVNKGPSDIWYRSAWYRIEAMPGFRGENEQIKDEVFRELYLDEEGSTT, from the coding sequence TTGGCAGAAATTTTGAAAAAAATTGCTGACAGAGCTACTGAAAAAACAAATATTAAGCTTATTCCAAGGAACGTTGAGAGGGTTCTTGCTGCACTGCAGGTAACATCAGACTTCTGGAAAGTTGTTGACTATTCAGACCTTCCAGTTCCAGCAGCCTCAGAAATAGTAAAAGGTCTTATTGAAGAAGGCTTTGTTAAAGTTGAAAATGATGAGCTTTATATTACAGAAAAAGGATTTAATCTTATAAAAGAGTTAAACATTCCACCTTATGTTGATTACACATGTCAGGCATGTGAAGGAAGAGGAATTCCTTTTTATGCTAACAAAGACTGGTATAGAACATTTGTTGAACTGGCAAAAGACAGACCAAAAGCTATTCAGGAGTATGACCAGGGTTCTGTTACCCCTGAAACAACAATCTCAAGAATTCTTTTCCTTGATTCAAGGGAAGACCTTAGAAACAGAGATATTCTTGTAATGGGAGCAGAGGACGACCTTACAGGTCTTGCAGTTGCTTTAACAGGTCTTGCAAGAAGAGTTCTTATACTTGATATTGATGAAAGGGCGATTGATTTTGATAACAGAATATTCAAAGAGCTTGGAATAGATAATGCTGAAGCAATTAGATTTGACCTGAGAAATCCATTCCCAGAAGAGTGGATAGGTGCCTTTGATGTATTTATAACAGACCCACCAGAAACAGTTAAAGCATTTAAAGCATTTATTGCAAGGGGAATTGCTGCACTTAAAGGGGAAGGTTCAGCAGGATACTTTGGATTAACCCTGAGAGATTCTTCTCTAAACAGATGGCAGCAGTTCCAGAAGGCTTTATTAAATGACTATGGAATGGTTATCACAGATATTGTTCAGGACTTTAATGCATATATGAACTGGGAATACCACGAAGAAACAAGAGCACAGAAGGTGGCACCTGTAAACAAAGGACCATCTGATATATGGTATCGTTCTGCATGGTACAGAATTGAAGCCATGCCAGGTTTCAGAGGCGAAAACGAACAGATTAAAGATGAAGTATTCAGAGAGCTTTACTTAGACGAAGAAGGCTCAACAACATAA
- a CDS encoding molybdopterin-dependent oxidoreductase — protein sequence MIIDTVCTYCGVGCDISFSLDDGQIIKAFAKKEGEVSLGKLCIKGRKGWEYLYSPYRIKKPRIKKEFIEKNKELFPSYIKGRLNTLIDFDQKFYEADFDLACDITAWKLNQIKEKYSPYAIAGIGGARTNCESAYYFQKFIRKYIGSPHIDNCARVCHSPSLKGMRTTIGEGAATNPFNDIYNTEFLIVIGSNTTEAHPIVANRILDVVREGIPLAVIDVREIPLSKFATYQLTIPFETNLLVLNMMARVIIEENLYNKQFIKERVKGFEEYKEKILNDPYTDPDLFLKIKGYEDLPEKIRQVARLYATKKSMILWGLGVTEHIDGSYTVMAITHLALLTGNIGKKGAGLMPLRGQNNVQGACDMGCLPYYDPDYRTPQEIGLMTPDIIDAILEGKIKAIYNIGEDIAHIHPNQNKIHKALKQLELLIVNELFPNEITEYADIIFGVKSAYEKEGVYVNAERRLHLSQPVINSDLPDDWQVLDEIAKRMGINTSYKNSEDVWNEVRKEVPERFSGASYEKLKQNRLRGLQWPVKENDTPILHIDKFRTPDGYGKFHYKQWEKRGMVAELLEEDGFSDFYLTTGRALIHYNNAAQTKECISLISKMNEDKLFVSEEDRERLNNAQKAILKSQYGESEVLNIEYVPWLKKGTLYTTFHFAKSKINFLFGNESDFFVKTARFKAVKVKIIPVH from the coding sequence TTGATTATAGATACAGTATGCACCTATTGCGGTGTAGGCTGTGATATATCCTTCAGCCTTGATGATGGTCAAATCATAAAAGCCTTTGCAAAAAAAGAAGGGGAAGTATCCCTTGGAAAGCTATGTATAAAAGGTCGTAAAGGTTGGGAGTATCTATATTCTCCTTATAGAATAAAAAAACCCAGAATTAAAAAGGAGTTTATAGAAAAGAATAAAGAGCTTTTTCCATCTTATATAAAGGGTAGATTAAACACACTAATTGATTTTGACCAGAAATTTTATGAAGCAGATTTTGACCTTGCCTGTGATATAACCGCATGGAAATTAAATCAGATAAAAGAAAAATACTCCCCCTATGCAATAGCAGGTATAGGTGGAGCAAGAACAAACTGTGAAAGTGCATATTACTTCCAGAAATTTATCAGAAAATATATAGGTTCTCCTCATATTGACAACTGTGCCCGTGTATGCCATTCTCCATCCCTGAAGGGAATGAGAACAACTATCGGGGAAGGTGCTGCAACAAATCCCTTTAATGATATTTACAACACAGAATTTTTAATTGTGATTGGTTCAAACACAACAGAAGCACATCCAATTGTGGCAAATAGAATTTTGGATGTGGTCAGAGAAGGAATTCCCCTTGCCGTAATAGATGTCAGGGAGATACCATTATCAAAATTTGCCACCTATCAGCTCACTATTCCCTTTGAAACCAATCTCCTTGTCCTGAATATGATGGCAAGGGTTATTATAGAGGAGAATCTTTATAATAAGCAGTTTATAAAGGAAAGGGTAAAAGGATTTGAAGAATATAAAGAAAAAATACTTAATGACCCTTACACAGACCCTGACCTGTTTCTAAAAATCAAAGGGTATGAGGACTTACCAGAAAAAATACGACAGGTTGCAAGGCTATATGCCACAAAAAAATCCATGATACTCTGGGGGCTCGGAGTTACTGAGCATATAGACGGTAGTTATACTGTAATGGCAATTACTCATCTTGCCCTTTTAACAGGAAATATCGGGAAAAAAGGTGCAGGACTTATGCCACTTCGGGGACAGAATAATGTTCAGGGTGCCTGTGATATGGGCTGTCTTCCATACTACGACCCTGATTACAGGACACCACAGGAAATAGGTCTTATGACCCCTGATATCATAGATGCAATCTTAGAGGGAAAAATAAAAGCCATTTATAACATAGGCGAGGACATTGCCCATATACATCCTAACCAGAATAAAATTCATAAAGCTTTAAAACAGCTTGAGCTTTTAATTGTAAATGAACTATTTCCCAACGAGATTACAGAGTATGCAGATATTATTTTCGGAGTAAAAAGTGCTTACGAAAAAGAAGGTGTTTATGTGAATGCAGAAAGAAGGCTTCATCTATCCCAGCCTGTTATAAACTCAGACCTGCCTGATGACTGGCAGGTTTTAGATGAAATAGCCAAAAGAATGGGAATAAATACATCCTATAAAAATTCTGAGGATGTATGGAATGAAGTAAGGAAAGAAGTACCGGAAAGGTTTTCAGGGGCTTCCTATGAAAAGCTCAAACAAAACAGGCTAAGAGGCTTACAATGGCCTGTTAAAGAAAATGATACCCCTATCCTGCATATAGACAAATTCAGGACACCAGATGGATATGGAAAGTTTCATTACAAACAATGGGAAAAACGGGGAATGGTTGCCGAACTACTGGAGGAAGATGGATTTTCTGACTTTTACCTGACTACAGGAAGAGCCTTAATCCATTATAACAATGCTGCTCAGACCAAAGAGTGTATATCTCTTATATCAAAAATGAATGAGGATAAACTGTTTGTGAGCGAAGAAGATAGGGAAAGACTTAATAATGCTCAGAAAGCAATTCTAAAATCCCAATATGGAGAATCGGAAGTTCTAAATATTGAGTATGTTCCATGGCTAAAAAAGGGAACTTTATATACAACTTTTCACTTTGCAAAAAGTAAGATTAATTTTCTATTTGGAAATGAATCAGATTTCTTTGTAAAAACAGCAAGATTTAAAGCTGTAAAAGTCAAAATCATTCCTGTTCATTAA
- a CDS encoding response regulator transcription factor encodes MSIKVLLVEDDRNLADSLKKYLKLNEIDVDTAYTYEEASQKTLDIKYDIYLVDINLQDGNGIELVEALKLSQDNTPVIFISALTDLGTIAKGFEVGAEDYIKKPFDPDELVIRIKSKVRKNSLQEIKYGDLIYKDGRFFKNGSEVELGEVMRNILLTLLENQGKVVPKETLYDLMINPSPTALRVLINRLKKKTGIEIKSVRGLGYVVD; translated from the coding sequence TTGAGTATTAAAGTGCTGCTTGTTGAGGATGACAGAAATTTAGCAGATAGTTTGAAAAAATATTTAAAGTTAAATGAAATTGATGTGGATACTGCGTATACGTATGAAGAGGCTTCACAAAAAACACTGGATATAAAATATGACATATATCTTGTGGATATTAACCTTCAGGATGGGAATGGAATAGAGCTTGTAGAGGCGTTGAAACTTTCACAGGATAATACACCTGTTATTTTTATAAGTGCCTTAACCGATTTAGGAACAATTGCAAAAGGATTTGAGGTTGGAGCAGAGGACTATATTAAGAAACCTTTTGACCCTGATGAGCTGGTTATAAGGATAAAAAGTAAGGTAAGGAAGAACTCTCTGCAAGAGATAAAATATGGAGATTTGATTTATAAGGATGGTAGATTCTTCAAAAATGGAAGTGAGGTGGAACTTGGGGAGGTTATGAGAAATATACTACTGACTCTACTTGAAAATCAGGGAAAGGTGGTTCCAAAAGAAACCCTTTATGACCTGATGATAAATCCCTCTCCGACGGCTTTAAGGGTGCTGATTAACAGACTAAAGAAAAAAACAGGCATTGAAATAAAGTCAGTTCGGGGACTTGGTTATGTCGTGGATTAA
- a CDS encoding HAMP domain-containing sensor histidine kinase: MIIILYLYYQNQVIRLKNEIFLELKNYSYTLKGKDFKVDIVPNSPDIKFYQLYNSDKEFYIYVPIPSIKDEVLKIIYPSVKIDKEISKIKKQVLIIYIVATVIIAFVSIIFASYSLNPIRRSIQIIDNFVTELIHDINTPLSSIFINLKILKKKYNDEEISRIETAAKQIASLYENMLILSKEREKIQKEIDLKKLITEEVEVFKNNYPDIKIALYLEDKKIKADEAALKRIISNLLMNAFKHNVKNGHIYITLTDDYLEIENSSKPIKNPDRLFERYYRESPRGLGLGLTIVKKLVDELGFRIMIRTTDNSFIVRLYFKKGGQSHPKD; the protein is encoded by the coding sequence TTGATTATTATTTTATATCTTTATTATCAAAATCAAGTGATAAGATTAAAAAATGAGATATTTTTAGAGTTAAAAAACTATAGCTACACCTTAAAAGGCAAGGATTTCAAAGTTGATATTGTGCCTAATTCTCCTGATATAAAGTTTTATCAGCTGTATAACTCGGATAAAGAATTTTATATATATGTCCCTATACCCTCAATAAAAGATGAGGTTCTTAAAATAATTTACCCATCGGTCAAGATTGATAAAGAGATTTCCAAAATAAAGAAACAGGTATTAATTATCTATATAGTTGCGACGGTTATTATTGCATTTGTTTCTATAATATTTGCATCTTATTCCTTAAATCCAATCAGAAGGTCTATACAGATTATAGATAATTTTGTTACAGAGCTTATCCATGATATTAATACTCCTTTATCTTCAATTTTTATAAATCTAAAGATACTAAAGAAAAAATATAATGATGAAGAAATATCCCGAATTGAAACGGCTGCAAAACAGATAGCCTCTCTTTATGAAAATATGTTGATTCTTTCAAAGGAAAGAGAAAAGATACAAAAAGAGATAGATTTAAAAAAACTTATTACTGAAGAAGTGGAAGTTTTCAAGAATAATTATCCTGATATAAAAATAGCTTTATATCTTGAAGATAAAAAGATAAAGGCTGATGAAGCAGCATTAAAAAGAATCATTTCAAATCTTCTTATGAATGCTTTTAAACACAACGTAAAAAATGGACATATTTATATCACCCTTACAGATGATTATCTGGAAATAGAGAATAGCAGTAAACCTATAAAAAATCCTGATAGATTGTTTGAAAGGTATTACAGAGAATCCCCACGAGGATTAGGCCTTGGACTTACAATAGTTAAAAAGCTTGTTGATGAGCTTGGATTTAGAATAATGATTAGAACTACAGATAATAGCTTTATTGTCAGACTTTATTTTAAAAAGGGTGGACAAAGCCACCCTAAAGATTAA
- the acnA gene encoding aconitate hydratase AcnA, producing the protein MGDFAKNIIVNGNSYKIYSLEKLNQLHPGVETLPFSIRVLAENIIRKFDGRVVTEKHIEEIATWKKRYDTPVEIPFHPARVIMQDFTGVPGVVDLAAMRDAAKELGIDPKKVNPLVPVDLVIDHSIQIDFFGTEEALKKNLEMEYKRNKERYQLLKWAQNAFDNLRIFPPGSGIIHQVNLEYIAQVVMKSQENGETVAYPDTLVGTDSHTTMINGLGVLGWGVGGIEAEAVMLGQPYYMKIPEVIGVKLTGELPEGATTTDLVLTITQKLREYGVVEKFVEFFGEGVKKLSLPDRATIANMAPEYGATMGFFPVDDETINFLKLTNRKEAAELVEAYTKENMLFYDGKNDPDYTDVIEIDMSQVEPSLAGPSRPQDRVNLKDMKKTFIDLLNCNYNREIDIKEITAFEDEAGKDMEIGECRIHKGKKIAKINLDGEEVVIGDGSVVIASITSCTNTSNPSVLIGAGLLAKKAVEKGLSVKPYVKTSLAPGSRVVEGYLKKAGLLPYLEALRFHIVGFGCTTCIGNSGPLHPEIEKAIKENDLIVSAVLSGNRNFEARIHPDVKANWLASPLLVVAYAIAGRTDIDLTTEPIGKDPNGNPVYLKDIWPSQEEIKQIMNHVLDEKVFEEKYKDILFGDEYWQALEAPTGETFEWDPASTYIRKPPYFDNFTVEVNPPTDIKGARVLELLGDSVTTDHISPAGKIPPEYPAGKYLLEHGVPVEEFNSYGARRGNHEVMVRGTFANVRIKNKLVAPKEGGYTLKFPEKKEMFVYDAAVEYAKEGVPLIVLGGKEYGTGSSRDWAAKGTQLLGVKVVIVKSFERIHRSNLVGMGVLPLVFKEGEGWEELGLDGSETYEIIGIEDMKPGKELTVRATKENGEVVEFKVISRLDTVVDVEYFQNGGILPMVLRKIIRES; encoded by the coding sequence ATGGGAGATTTTGCTAAAAATATCATTGTAAATGGAAATAGCTACAAAATTTATAGTCTGGAAAAATTAAATCAGCTTCACCCAGGAGTAGAAACACTTCCATTTTCAATAAGAGTTCTTGCAGAAAATATTATCAGAAAATTTGATGGCAGAGTTGTTACTGAAAAACATATAGAAGAGATAGCAACCTGGAAAAAGCGTTATGACACACCTGTGGAAATTCCTTTTCATCCTGCAAGGGTTATAATGCAGGATTTTACAGGTGTTCCGGGGGTTGTTGACCTTGCAGCCATGAGAGATGCAGCAAAAGAACTGGGTATAGACCCTAAAAAAGTTAATCCCCTTGTCCCTGTTGATCTTGTTATAGACCACTCTATTCAGATTGATTTTTTTGGAACAGAAGAGGCTCTAAAGAAAAATCTTGAGATGGAATACAAAAGGAATAAAGAAAGATACCAGCTTCTTAAATGGGCTCAGAATGCATTTGATAACCTGAGAATATTCCCTCCAGGAAGCGGTATTATCCATCAGGTAAATCTTGAGTATATAGCACAGGTTGTTATGAAATCTCAGGAAAATGGGGAAACTGTAGCATATCCAGACACACTTGTTGGAACAGACTCCCACACAACAATGATAAATGGTCTTGGTGTACTTGGATGGGGTGTTGGTGGTATTGAGGCTGAAGCTGTAATGCTTGGACAACCTTATTATATGAAAATCCCAGAGGTTATCGGAGTTAAACTGACAGGGGAACTTCCTGAAGGTGCAACAACAACAGACCTTGTTCTAACAATTACCCAGAAACTTAGAGAATATGGAGTTGTTGAAAAATTTGTTGAATTCTTCGGTGAAGGTGTTAAGAAGTTATCCCTTCCAGACAGGGCAACTATTGCAAACATGGCTCCAGAATACGGAGCAACAATGGGATTTTTCCCTGTTGATGATGAAACTATAAACTTCCTAAAACTCACAAACAGAAAAGAAGCAGCTGAGCTTGTTGAGGCTTATACAAAGGAAAATATGCTATTCTACGACGGCAAAAATGACCCTGATTATACAGATGTTATAGAGATAGATATGTCTCAGGTTGAACCTTCCCTGGCAGGACCATCAAGACCACAGGATAGGGTTAATCTTAAGGATATGAAAAAAACATTCATAGACCTGCTTAACTGTAACTACAACAGAGAAATTGATATAAAAGAAATCACAGCCTTTGAAGATGAAGCAGGCAAAGATATGGAAATTGGCGAATGTAGAATACACAAAGGTAAGAAAATAGCCAAAATCAATCTTGATGGTGAGGAAGTAGTTATTGGAGATGGCTCAGTTGTAATTGCTTCAATAACTTCCTGCACAAATACCTCTAACCCTTCTGTTTTAATAGGAGCTGGTCTGCTTGCTAAAAAAGCTGTTGAAAAAGGCTTATCAGTTAAACCTTATGTGAAAACATCCCTTGCCCCCGGTTCCCGTGTTGTTGAGGGATACCTGAAAAAAGCAGGACTGCTTCCTTATCTGGAAGCTTTAAGATTTCATATTGTTGGATTTGGTTGTACAACCTGTATTGGAAACAGCGGTCCTTTACACCCAGAAATAGAAAAAGCTATCAAAGAAAATGACCTTATTGTATCTGCAGTTTTATCAGGAAACAGGAACTTTGAGGCAAGAATTCACCCTGATGTGAAGGCAAACTGGCTTGCCTCTCCATTACTTGTTGTTGCCTATGCAATCGCAGGTAGAACAGATATAGACCTGACAACAGAGCCTATAGGCAAAGACCCGAATGGAAATCCTGTATATCTGAAGGATATCTGGCCTTCCCAGGAAGAGATTAAACAAATTATGAATCATGTTCTTGATGAAAAAGTATTTGAAGAAAAATACAAAGATATCCTTTTTGGAGATGAATACTGGCAGGCTCTTGAAGCTCCTACAGGAGAAACATTTGAATGGGATCCAGCATCAACATATATAAGAAAGCCTCCATATTTTGATAACTTTACAGTAGAAGTTAATCCTCCTACCGATATCAAAGGAGCAAGAGTCCTTGAACTGCTTGGAGATAGTGTAACAACTGACCATATCTCCCCTGCAGGTAAAATTCCTCCAGAATATCCAGCAGGAAAATATCTCCTTGAACATGGCGTTCCAGTTGAGGAGTTTAACTCTTATGGTGCAAGAAGAGGTAACCATGAAGTAATGGTAAGGGGAACATTTGCAAATGTTCGTATCAAAAATAAACTGGTTGCACCAAAAGAAGGTGGATATACACTGAAATTCCCTGAGAAGAAAGAGATGTTTGTTTATGATGCAGCGGTTGAATACGCAAAAGAAGGAGTTCCTCTTATTGTTTTAGGTGGAAAAGAATACGGAACAGGTTCTTCAAGGGACTGGGCAGCAAAAGGAACACAGCTACTTGGGGTTAAAGTAGTAATTGTTAAATCATTTGAAAGAATACACAGATCTAACCTTGTTGGAATGGGAGTTTTACCACTGGTGTTCAAAGAAGGAGAAGGCTGGGAAGAGCTTGGACTTGATGGTTCAGAAACTTATGAGATTATCGGTATAGAAGATATGAAACCTGGAAAAGAATTAACTGTAAGGGCTACAAAAGAAAATGGTGAAGTTGTAGAATTCAAAGTAATCTCCAGACTTGATACAGTGGTTGATGTTGAGTATTTCCAAAATGGTGGAATACTGCCAATGGTTCTGAGAAAAATAATCAGAGAAAGTTAA
- the acnB gene encoding bifunctional aconitate hydratase 2/2-methylisocitrate dehydratase: MSFLEEYRKHVEERAKLGIPPLPLNKKQVEELVELLQQVPIVEEEFLMDLFLNRVPPGVDDAAFVKAKFLADIIEGKAKSLAITPVHAVQILGTMLGGYNVEPLVKALSHKDEEIAKEAAKALKNILLVYDYFNDVVELAKEGNKYAQEVLESWANAEWFTSKEPLPEKITVTVFKVPGETNTDDLSPAREASTRSDIPLHALSMLQAKMPDAIQKIQELKKKGHPVAFVGDVVGTGSSRKSATNSLMWWIGEDIPYVPNKRRGGVVIGGVIAPIFFNTWEDSGGLPIIADVSKLETGDVIDIYPYEGKIVKNGEVVATFELKPNTLPDEVRAGGRIPLIIGRNLTRKAREALGMPEENIFIRPEQPPEKEGVGYTLAQKIVGRACGMEGVRPGMYVEPQVLTVGSQDTTGAMTRDEIKELAALSFGADLVMQSFCHTAAYPKPADVKLQLTLPQFIIKRGGVSLRPGDGVIHSWLNRMVLPDTVGTGGDSHTRFPIGISFPAGSGLVAFAAVTGTMPLNMPESVLVRFKGEIQPGITVRDLVNAIPYFAIKQGLLTVEKQGKKNIFAGRILEIEGLENLKVEQAFELSDASAERSAAACTVKLNKEPVIEYIQSNIALLEKMIEAGYQDARTLQRRIDKMKAWLDNPELLEADENAEYAAVIEIDLNEIKEPILACPNDPDDVATLSEVLADERRPKNIDEVFVGSCMTNIGHFRAVGEILRGEGQVPTRLWIVPPTKMDERRLVEEGYYNIYGVAGARTEVPGCSLCMGNQARVRDGAVVMSTSTRNFDNRMGKDAKVYLGSAEIAAICAILGRLPTVEEYHKFMEEKIAGKEDKVYKFLNFHELPEEELDILVADALYTF, encoded by the coding sequence ATGAGTTTTTTAGAAGAATACAGGAAACATGTTGAAGAAAGAGCAAAACTTGGAATTCCACCATTACCACTTAACAAAAAACAGGTTGAGGAGCTTGTAGAACTTCTTCAACAGGTTCCAATAGTTGAAGAAGAGTTTCTTATGGACTTATTCCTTAACAGGGTTCCTCCAGGAGTTGACGATGCAGCATTTGTAAAAGCAAAATTCCTTGCTGACATCATTGAAGGTAAGGCAAAATCCCTTGCTATAACACCTGTTCATGCTGTTCAGATACTTGGAACAATGCTCGGTGGTTACAATGTTGAACCACTTGTAAAGGCACTTTCACACAAAGATGAAGAAATTGCAAAAGAAGCTGCTAAAGCACTTAAAAATATTCTTCTGGTATATGACTACTTTAATGATGTTGTTGAGCTTGCAAAAGAAGGAAATAAATATGCACAGGAAGTTTTAGAAAGCTGGGCTAACGCAGAATGGTTCACATCAAAAGAGCCACTTCCAGAAAAAATAACTGTTACAGTTTTCAAAGTCCCAGGAGAAACAAATACAGACGACCTTTCTCCTGCAAGAGAAGCTTCAACAAGAAGTGATATTCCGCTACACGCACTTTCAATGCTTCAGGCAAAAATGCCAGATGCTATACAAAAAATTCAGGAACTTAAGAAAAAAGGCCATCCAGTTGCTTTCGTGGGTGATGTTGTTGGAACAGGTTCTTCAAGAAAATCTGCAACAAACTCCCTTATGTGGTGGATTGGTGAAGATATTCCTTACGTTCCAAATAAAAGAAGAGGTGGTGTTGTAATAGGTGGAGTTATAGCTCCAATTTTCTTCAATACATGGGAAGACTCTGGTGGACTTCCAATAATAGCTGATGTTTCAAAACTTGAAACTGGAGATGTTATAGATATTTATCCTTATGAAGGAAAAATTGTTAAAAATGGTGAAGTTGTTGCAACATTTGAGCTTAAGCCTAATACACTTCCAGATGAAGTTAGAGCAGGTGGAAGAATTCCATTAATCATCGGAAGAAATCTTACAAGAAAAGCAAGAGAAGCCCTTGGAATGCCTGAAGAAAACATATTTATCAGACCTGAGCAGCCACCTGAGAAAGAAGGTGTTGGATACACACTTGCTCAGAAAATAGTAGGTAGAGCCTGTGGAATGGAAGGTGTAAGACCTGGAATGTATGTTGAGCCTCAGGTTCTTACAGTAGGTTCACAGGATACAACAGGAGCAATGACAAGAGATGAGATAAAAGAGCTTGCTGCTTTATCCTTTGGTGCTGACCTTGTAATGCAGTCTTTCTGCCATACAGCAGCATATCCAAAACCAGCTGATGTTAAACTTCAGCTTACACTTCCACAGTTCATCATAAAAAGAGGTGGTGTATCCCTCAGACCTGGTGATGGTGTTATCCACTCATGGCTTAACAGAATGGTTCTTCCTGATACAGTTGGAACAGGTGGAGACTCACACACAAGATTCCCAATAGGAATATCTTTCCCAGCAGGTTCAGGACTTGTTGCATTTGCAGCTGTTACAGGAACAATGCCTCTTAATATGCCTGAATCAGTTCTGGTTAGATTTAAAGGTGAAATACAGCCAGGTATAACAGTTAGAGACCTTGTTAATGCAATCCCTTACTTTGCTATAAAACAGGGACTTTTAACTGTTGAAAAACAAGGTAAGAAAAATATCTTCGCAGGAAGAATTCTTGAGATAGAAGGGCTTGAAAACCTCAAAGTTGAACAGGCATTTGAGCTTTCTGATGCATCTGCAGAAAGAAGTGCTGCAGCCTGCACAGTTAAACTTAACAAAGAGCCTGTTATTGAGTATATCCAGTCAAATATTGCTCTTCTTGAAAAAATGATAGAAGCTGGATATCAGGATGCAAGAACACTCCAGAGAAGAATTGACAAGATGAAAGCATGGCTTGATAACCCTGAGCTCCTTGAAGCTGACGAAAATGCTGAATACGCAGCTGTTATAGAAATAGACCTGAATGAGATTAAAGAGCCAATCCTTGCATGTCCAAACGACCCAGATGATGTTGCTACACTTTCAGAAGTTCTTGCAGATGAAAGAAGACCTAAGAATATAGATGAGGTATTTGTTGGTTCTTGTATGACAAATATAGGACACTTTAGAGCTGTTGGAGAAATCCTCAGAGGAGAAGGACAGGTTCCAACAAGACTATGGATTGTTCCACCAACTAAAATGGATGAAAGAAGACTTGTTGAAGAAGGATATTACAATATCTACGGTGTAGCAGGAGCAAGGACAGAAGTTCCAGGATGCTCACTCTGTATGGGTAATCAGGCAAGGGTCAGAGACGGTGCTGTTGTAATGTCCACATCCACAAGAAACTTCGATAACAGAATGGGTAAAGATGCAAAAGTTTACCTTGGTTCTGCAGAGATAGCTGCTATCTGTGCTATACTTGGAAGACTTCCAACAGTTGAGGAATACCACAAGTTTATGGAAGAGAAAATTGCAGGAAAAGAGGATAAAGTCTATAAATTCCTCAACTTCCATGAACTTCCTGAAGAAGAACTGGACATCCTTGTAGCTGACGCTTTATATACTTTCTAA
- a CDS encoding superoxide dismutase [Ni]: MKKFVVALGFVFGLFAANAYAHCQIPCGIYNDDARFTLLYEYIATMEKSINKIKELSGKTDAHSKNQLVRWVINKDEHAEKFKDILWQYFLTQRIKPVDPKDKEKYQKYLREVELIHQLSFYAMKVKQNVHPKYTQKLIELLKEFEELYTGKKDKDHHH, encoded by the coding sequence ATGAAAAAATTTGTTGTGGCTTTAGGTTTTGTTTTTGGTCTTTTTGCGGCTAATGCTTATGCCCACTGCCAGATTCCATGTGGAATTTATAATGATGATGCTAGATTTACTTTACTTTATGAGTATATCGCTACAATGGAAAAATCAATTAATAAGATTAAGGAACTTTCTGGCAAAACAGATGCCCATTCAAAAAATCAGCTGGTTAGATGGGTAATAAACAAAGATGAACATGCAGAAAAGTTTAAGGATATTCTATGGCAGTATTTTCTTACACAAAGGATAAAACCTGTTGACCCAAAAGATAAGGAAAAATATCAGAAATACTTAAGAGAAGTAGAGCTTATCCATCAGCTTTCTTTCTATGCTATGAAGGTTAAACAGAATGTTCACCCAAAATATACACAGAAATTGATTGAGCTGTTAAAAGAATTTGAGGAACTTTATACCGGTAAAAAAGATAAAGACCATCATCATTAA